A segment of the Caldisericia bacterium genome:
TGGATATGAAATTCTTGTCAAAGATGTTGAGATACTTCACCTAACAGAAGACTATCCAATAGGTCCAAAGGAACACGGTGTTGGATTCTTAATGGCTCACAGACATCTCTGGTTAAGATCTAAGAAACAGTGGGCAATACAGAGGATAAGAAATGAACTTATCAAGGCAATAAGAGACTTCTTCTATGAGAGAAAATTTGTTGAGTTTGATTCTCCTATACTCACACCCTCTGCATGTGAGGGAACAACCACACTCTTTGATATAGATTACTTTGGAGAAAAAGCATACCTTTCTCAGAGTGGACAACTCTACAATGAAGTTGGTGCAGCTGCCCTTGGCAAAGTTTACTGCTTTGGTCCAACCTTCAGGGCTGAAAAGTCAAAGACAAGAAGGCATCTCATGGAGTTCTGGATGGTTGAACCTGAAGTTGCCTTCCTTGACCTTGATGGAAACATGAAACTCATTGAGGATTTCGTCTCATACATAATTCAGAGGGTTATTAAGAACAAAGCTTATGAACTTGAAATTCTTGAGAGAAACACAGAGAGACTTAAAAAAGTTGTGCCTCCCTTCCCGAGAATAAGTTATGATGAAGCCCTTGAAATCTTGAAAAGAAAGGGGAAAGAAATTCCATGGGGTGAAGATTTTGGAGGAGATGAGGAGACAGCCATATCAGAGGAGTTTGAAAAACCTGTTTTTGTGCACAGATATCCAAAGGAGTGTAAAGCCTTCTATATGAAGGAGGACCCAGAGAATCCAAAACTCTCTCTATCTGTGGATTTACTTGCACCTGAAGGATACGGAGAGATAGTTGGTGGTGGACAGAGGGAGGATGATTACAACAAACTCAAAGAGAGAATGAAAGAGGCAGGAATTCCTGAGGAACCATACAGGTGGTATCTTGATTTGAGAAAGTATGGAACATTTCCCCACTCTGGTTTTGGGCTTGGAATAGAGAGAACCCTTGCGTGGATATCTGGCATTCACCATGTGAGAGAGACAATCCCATTCCCAAGACTTTTAGAAAAAATCTATCCATAAATTTTAAAATTTCGCAATCTTTTAAGTTGAAACTTTTTTTGGGGGTTTTG
Coding sequences within it:
- the asnS gene encoding asparagine--tRNA ligase, which encodes MNWVYIEDLKEHEGEDVEVRGWLYNSRFSGKLVFLIVRDGTGFAQGVVSLKDVGEEVFERAKKATLESTIVVRGTVRADKRAPGGYEILVKDVEILHLTEDYPIGPKEHGVGFLMAHRHLWLRSKKQWAIQRIRNELIKAIRDFFYERKFVEFDSPILTPSACEGTTTLFDIDYFGEKAYLSQSGQLYNEVGAAALGKVYCFGPTFRAEKSKTRRHLMEFWMVEPEVAFLDLDGNMKLIEDFVSYIIQRVIKNKAYELEILERNTERLKKVVPPFPRISYDEALEILKRKGKEIPWGEDFGGDEETAISEEFEKPVFVHRYPKECKAFYMKEDPENPKLSLSVDLLAPEGYGEIVGGGQREDDYNKLKERMKEAGIPEEPYRWYLDLRKYGTFPHSGFGLGIERTLAWISGIHHVRETIPFPRLLEKIYP